Proteins encoded within one genomic window of Panicum virgatum strain AP13 chromosome 1N, P.virgatum_v5, whole genome shotgun sequence:
- the LOC120653628 gene encoding protein MIZU-KUSSEI 1-like — MGHRLASVYRLHFHWLQVGTLAEASVAASSSSAALSSSSTTSSAGSRLVSKGASFSGITRPCRRLTGTLYGHHRGRIVLALQETPRCLPSLVVELALQTHALLREIGNPAGACIVLETERRPAVAPDAKGGGSQKRGGGPRAPLLLDGPAWTMFCNGKKTRAGVRAFAWAWPHTCKID, encoded by the coding sequence ATGGGTCACCGACTAGCCTCCGTTTACCGTTTACATTTTCATTGGCTGCAGGTCGGGACGCTGGCCGAGGCCAGCGTCGCCGCGTCCTCGTCATCGGCGGCCTTGTCCTCGTCCTCCACCACCAGCAGCGCGGGCTCCCGCCTCGTGTCCAAGGGCGCGTCCTTCTCGGGCATCACGCGGCCGTGCCGGCGCCTCACGGGGACGCTCTACGGCCACCACCGGGGCCGCATCGTGCTGGCGCTGCAGGAGACGCCGCGATGCCTGCCCAGCCTCGTCGTCGAGCTTGCGCTCCAGACGCACGCACTGCTCCGCGAGATCGGCAACCCGGCTGGCGCATGCATCGTCCTGGAGACGGAGCGCCGCCCGGCAGTGGCCCCGGACGCCAAGGGTGGCGGGAGCCAGAAGCGGGGAGGAGGACCTcgcgcgccgctgctgctggaCGGGCCGGCCTGGACCATGTTCTGCAACGGCAAGAAGACAAGGGCAGGCGTGCGTGCATTTGCATGGGCATGGCCACACACATGCAAGATTGATTAA
- the LOC120656457 gene encoding uncharacterized protein LOC120656457 isoform X2, protein MSGLKSVIGQAPGDGLPVQRIISELKKITNRVEEKSGANGSSSSRKSNATSLKMLLEKEMAKEVESKRRPPSVIGRLMGLEEDLPTEEPIVRHTKVDLTGDSNASNKTLYGKEHHQSIRLKTQDHQSIDETIGYNDVYEVSEQQSGTNYFQDQTSLKGWPSENKSKQFDIVQEKFIKPKCFAMEEKLLHTKESHEALEVPCSNKDLFLEPPEEHSSSFSRQLSGLHSNQAPPQTKRITVLKPIKSVEVSSIRQSRTEQVSKQNVLNLRKFHQIPSPKEEISSQPSRIVLLRPTPGKPSTSKAKLTSRENSFRLINRNSLSGSIGYSQATVGSSGLVHDIMQRRQDSCHQRDDSLLSSAYSNGYGGDESSFSDSEVDYSSGSEMNCIEDGGILSDSEGGSPLSKHSWNCRGYEGPYSSSSLSKISHFSESSVIREAKKQLSERWAVVTCDDISQEQVQSSRRTCTLGEMLSIKEAKKEDVSTEILSASSNRSYNLDNELMARSTYVTSSRKNGENGERSPRKLPRSNSVPVISSTFGDMVVDAQASNPDSRKLKIMVVSDKGKSSLKGRVSDFFLSRSKNPTRQRRTYHPSDCVADKLETCIVRSRPDYNHNLDANGKAVDCEDRIDSFSTQISTSMSKRSSIGATIALDCPRGSLDKLGVNKGLNSNRDQPSPTSVLDAPSEESSCNEPETSGRTSKNTISRSSAIETVARFLSWDDSASESQLLCTRRTTSLISDVDDDESECHVLVQNIMSSAGLGSSQSSMVFTGWHLPDYPRDQVLCNKVSELKEKSSYRRLLFDCVNIALIEIGENALLSSFPWSKKHSRTWRNTSSPDLGVEVWSILKDWIYGARMFVVSRRDNAGIMLDRIVKQEVEGRGWVNSLMLEVVGITEHLEGGMMEELVEEAVLDFAVCSQR, encoded by the exons ATGTCTGGATTAAAGTCAGTAATTGGTCAAGCTCCTGGAGATG GGCTACCAGTTCAAAGGATCATATCAGAATTGAAGAAAATTACCAATCGTGTGGAGGAAAAATCC GGAGCTAATGGCAGTTCTTCAAGCAGAAAATCAAATGCAACTTCATTAAAAATGTTATTAGAAAAAGAGATGGCAAAAGAAGTGGAGTCAAAAAGGAGACCTCCAAGTGTCATTGGCAGACTAATGGGTCTTGAGGAGGATTTACCTACTGAAGAACCAATTGTACGCCATACCAAAGTCGACTTGACTGGAGATTCAAATGCATCAAACAAGACCTTATATGGGAAAGAGCACCATCAGTCAATAAGATTGAAGACACAAGATCACCAATCAATTGATGAAACGATTGGATATAATGATGTTTATGAAGTATCTGAACAACAATCAGGAACAAACTATTTTCAAGATCAAACATCACTGAAAGGATGGCCTTCTGAGAACAAGAGTAAGCAATTCGATATTGTGCAAGAGAAGTTCATTAAGCCAAAATGCTTTGCCATGGAAGAGAAGCTTCTTCACACAAAGGAGTCACACGAAGCTCTTGAAGTTCCATGTTCAAATAAAGATTTATTTCTTGAACCTCCTGAAGAACATAGCTCCTCTTTCTCAAGACAGCTGAGTGGGCTTCACTCAAACCAAGCACCACCTCAGACAAAACGCATTACAGtgctaaagccaattaaatctgTTGAGGTCAGTAGCATAAGGCAATCCAGAACAGAACAAGTTAGTAAACAAAATGTGTTGAATTTGAGAAAGTTCCATCAGATTCCTAGTCCAAAGGAAGAAATATCCTCCCAGCCAAGTAGAATAGTACTTTTGAGGCCTACCCCAGGGAAGCCTAGTACATCAAAGGCAAAACTGACCTCCAGGGAAAATTCATTTCGGTTAATTAACCGAAATAGTCTCAGTGGATCAATAGGTTATAGCCAGGCAACTGTAGGATCTTCAGGGCTAGTTCATGATATCATGCAGCGCCGGCAAGATAGCTGTCATCAAAGGGATGATTCTTTACTATCTTCTGCATACTCAAATGGATATGGGGGAGATGAAAGCTCATTCAGTGATTCGGAAGTTGATTATAGCAGTGGTTCTGAAATGAACTGTATTGAAGATGGTGGTATCCTCAGTGATTCAGAAGGAGGTAGTCCCTTGTCAAAACATTCATGGAATTGCAGAGGATATGAAGGTCCATACTCGAGCTCATCTTTGAGCAAGATCTCCCACTTCTCTGAGTCATCAGTAATCAGGGAAGCTAAGAAACAGCTTTCAGAGCGATGGGCAGTGGTGACCTGTGATGACATCAGTCAAGAGCAAGTTCAGTCATCGAGGAGAACATGCACCTTAGGTGAAATGCTCTCCATCAAAGAAGCGAAGAAAGAAGATGTCAGCACTGAGATACTTTCTGCTTCTAGCAACCGGTCATATAACTTGGATAATGAATTGATGGCACGGTCTACGTATGTAACTTCTTCCAGAAAGAATGGTGAAAATGGGGAGAGATCTCCTAGGAAGCTGCCAAGGTCGAATTCTGTTCCAGTGATTTCGTCCACATTTGGTGACATGGTGGTGGATGCGCAAGCTTCAAATCCTGACAGTCGGAAACTTAAAATAATGGTTGTGTCCGATAAAGGAAAATCATCTTTGAAGGGAAGAGTTTCAGATTTTTTCTTGTCTAGAAGTAAAAATCCAACAAGGCAGAGAAGAACTTATCATCCATCTGATTGTGTTGCTgataagcttgaaacttgtatAGTTCGGAGTAGACCCGATTACAATCATAATCTGGATGCCAATGGAAAAGCAGTGGATTGTGAGGACAGGATTGATAGTTTTTCCACACAAATATCAACCAGCATGTCAAAG AGATCTTCAATTGGTGCAACTATAGCATTGGACTGTCCAAGAGGAAGCCTGGATAAACTAGGAGTAAATAAAGGCCTAAACAGTAACCGTGATCAACCCAGCCCTACCTCAGTTCTTGATGCACCCTCAGAAGAGAGCAGCTGTAATGAACCTGAAACATCTGGAAGAACTTCCAAGAATACAA TATCAAGATCTTCAGCGATTGAGACTGTTGCCCGTTTCTTATCATGGGATGACTCCGCCTCAGAATCACAGTTACTTTGCACCCGAAGGACTACCTCGCTTATATCTGATGTAGATGATGATGAGTCAGAATGCCATGTCCTTGTACAAAATATAATGTCATCTGCAGGATTGGGCAGTTCACAATCAAGTATGGTTTTCACCGGCTGGCATTTGCCTGATTACCCTCGTGACCAGGTGCTGTGCAACAAAGTGTCAGAGTTGAAGGAGAAAAGTTCATACCGAAGGCTTCTTTTCGACTGTGTGAACATTGCTCTAATTGAAATCGGCGAGAACGCCTTACTAAGCTCATTCCCTTGGAGTAAAAAGCACTCTAGAACATGGAGAAACACCTCATCTCCTGATTTAGGCGTAGAGGTCTGGAGTATCCTAAAGGACTGGATTTATGGGGCACGGATGTTTGtggtgagcaggagagacaaCGCTGGGATCATGTTGGACAGAATCGTGAAGCAAGAGGTCGAGGGAAGAGGCTGGGTGAATTCGTTGATGTTGGAGGTGGTTGGTATCACTGAACATCTCGAAGGGGGAATGATGGAGGAGCTGGTGGAAGAAGCTGTGCTAGATTTCGCAGTTTGCTCTCAACGATGA
- the LOC120656457 gene encoding uncharacterized protein LOC120656457 isoform X1: MSGLKSVIGQAPGDGLPVQRIISELKKITNRVEEKSGANGSSSSRKSNATSLKMLLEKEMAKEVESKRRPPSVIGRLMGLEEDLPTEEPIVRHTKVDLTGDSNASNKTLYGKEHHQSIRLKTQDHQSIDETIGYNDVYEVSEQQSGTNYFQDQTSLKGWPSENKSKQFDIVQEKFIKPKCFAMEEKLLHTKESHEALEVPCSNKDLFLEPPEEHSSSFSRQLSGLHSNQAPPQTKRITVLKPIKSVEVSSIRQSRTEQVSKQNVLNLRKFHQIPSPKEEISSQPSRIVLLRPTPGKPSTSKAKLTSRENSFRLINRNSLSGSIGYSQATVGSSGLVHDIMQRRQDSCHQRDDSLLSSAYSNGYGGDESSFSDSEVDYSSGSEMNCIEDGGILSDSEGGSPLSKHSWNCRGYEGPYSSSSLSKISHFSESSVIREAKKQLSERWAVVTCDDISQEQVQSSRRTCTLGEMLSIKEAKKEDVSTEILSASSNRSYNLDNELMARSTYVTSSRKNGENGERSPRKLPRSNSVPVISSTFGDMVVDAQASNPDSRKLKIMVVSDKGKSSLKGRVSDFFLSRSKNPTRQRRTYHPSDCVADKLETCIVRSRPDYNHNLDANGKAVDCEDRIDSFSTQISTSMSKRSSIGATIALDCPRGSLDKLGVNKGLNSNRDQPSPTSVLDAPSEESSCNEPETSGRTSKNTTVSRSSAIETVARFLSWDDSASESQLLCTRRTTSLISDVDDDESECHVLVQNIMSSAGLGSSQSSMVFTGWHLPDYPRDQVLCNKVSELKEKSSYRRLLFDCVNIALIEIGENALLSSFPWSKKHSRTWRNTSSPDLGVEVWSILKDWIYGARMFVVSRRDNAGIMLDRIVKQEVEGRGWVNSLMLEVVGITEHLEGGMMEELVEEAVLDFAVCSQR; the protein is encoded by the exons ATGTCTGGATTAAAGTCAGTAATTGGTCAAGCTCCTGGAGATG GGCTACCAGTTCAAAGGATCATATCAGAATTGAAGAAAATTACCAATCGTGTGGAGGAAAAATCC GGAGCTAATGGCAGTTCTTCAAGCAGAAAATCAAATGCAACTTCATTAAAAATGTTATTAGAAAAAGAGATGGCAAAAGAAGTGGAGTCAAAAAGGAGACCTCCAAGTGTCATTGGCAGACTAATGGGTCTTGAGGAGGATTTACCTACTGAAGAACCAATTGTACGCCATACCAAAGTCGACTTGACTGGAGATTCAAATGCATCAAACAAGACCTTATATGGGAAAGAGCACCATCAGTCAATAAGATTGAAGACACAAGATCACCAATCAATTGATGAAACGATTGGATATAATGATGTTTATGAAGTATCTGAACAACAATCAGGAACAAACTATTTTCAAGATCAAACATCACTGAAAGGATGGCCTTCTGAGAACAAGAGTAAGCAATTCGATATTGTGCAAGAGAAGTTCATTAAGCCAAAATGCTTTGCCATGGAAGAGAAGCTTCTTCACACAAAGGAGTCACACGAAGCTCTTGAAGTTCCATGTTCAAATAAAGATTTATTTCTTGAACCTCCTGAAGAACATAGCTCCTCTTTCTCAAGACAGCTGAGTGGGCTTCACTCAAACCAAGCACCACCTCAGACAAAACGCATTACAGtgctaaagccaattaaatctgTTGAGGTCAGTAGCATAAGGCAATCCAGAACAGAACAAGTTAGTAAACAAAATGTGTTGAATTTGAGAAAGTTCCATCAGATTCCTAGTCCAAAGGAAGAAATATCCTCCCAGCCAAGTAGAATAGTACTTTTGAGGCCTACCCCAGGGAAGCCTAGTACATCAAAGGCAAAACTGACCTCCAGGGAAAATTCATTTCGGTTAATTAACCGAAATAGTCTCAGTGGATCAATAGGTTATAGCCAGGCAACTGTAGGATCTTCAGGGCTAGTTCATGATATCATGCAGCGCCGGCAAGATAGCTGTCATCAAAGGGATGATTCTTTACTATCTTCTGCATACTCAAATGGATATGGGGGAGATGAAAGCTCATTCAGTGATTCGGAAGTTGATTATAGCAGTGGTTCTGAAATGAACTGTATTGAAGATGGTGGTATCCTCAGTGATTCAGAAGGAGGTAGTCCCTTGTCAAAACATTCATGGAATTGCAGAGGATATGAAGGTCCATACTCGAGCTCATCTTTGAGCAAGATCTCCCACTTCTCTGAGTCATCAGTAATCAGGGAAGCTAAGAAACAGCTTTCAGAGCGATGGGCAGTGGTGACCTGTGATGACATCAGTCAAGAGCAAGTTCAGTCATCGAGGAGAACATGCACCTTAGGTGAAATGCTCTCCATCAAAGAAGCGAAGAAAGAAGATGTCAGCACTGAGATACTTTCTGCTTCTAGCAACCGGTCATATAACTTGGATAATGAATTGATGGCACGGTCTACGTATGTAACTTCTTCCAGAAAGAATGGTGAAAATGGGGAGAGATCTCCTAGGAAGCTGCCAAGGTCGAATTCTGTTCCAGTGATTTCGTCCACATTTGGTGACATGGTGGTGGATGCGCAAGCTTCAAATCCTGACAGTCGGAAACTTAAAATAATGGTTGTGTCCGATAAAGGAAAATCATCTTTGAAGGGAAGAGTTTCAGATTTTTTCTTGTCTAGAAGTAAAAATCCAACAAGGCAGAGAAGAACTTATCATCCATCTGATTGTGTTGCTgataagcttgaaacttgtatAGTTCGGAGTAGACCCGATTACAATCATAATCTGGATGCCAATGGAAAAGCAGTGGATTGTGAGGACAGGATTGATAGTTTTTCCACACAAATATCAACCAGCATGTCAAAG AGATCTTCAATTGGTGCAACTATAGCATTGGACTGTCCAAGAGGAAGCCTGGATAAACTAGGAGTAAATAAAGGCCTAAACAGTAACCGTGATCAACCCAGCCCTACCTCAGTTCTTGATGCACCCTCAGAAGAGAGCAGCTGTAATGAACCTGAAACATCTGGAAGAACTTCCAAGAATACAA CAGTATCAAGATCTTCAGCGATTGAGACTGTTGCCCGTTTCTTATCATGGGATGACTCCGCCTCAGAATCACAGTTACTTTGCACCCGAAGGACTACCTCGCTTATATCTGATGTAGATGATGATGAGTCAGAATGCCATGTCCTTGTACAAAATATAATGTCATCTGCAGGATTGGGCAGTTCACAATCAAGTATGGTTTTCACCGGCTGGCATTTGCCTGATTACCCTCGTGACCAGGTGCTGTGCAACAAAGTGTCAGAGTTGAAGGAGAAAAGTTCATACCGAAGGCTTCTTTTCGACTGTGTGAACATTGCTCTAATTGAAATCGGCGAGAACGCCTTACTAAGCTCATTCCCTTGGAGTAAAAAGCACTCTAGAACATGGAGAAACACCTCATCTCCTGATTTAGGCGTAGAGGTCTGGAGTATCCTAAAGGACTGGATTTATGGGGCACGGATGTTTGtggtgagcaggagagacaaCGCTGGGATCATGTTGGACAGAATCGTGAAGCAAGAGGTCGAGGGAAGAGGCTGGGTGAATTCGTTGATGTTGGAGGTGGTTGGTATCACTGAACATCTCGAAGGGGGAATGATGGAGGAGCTGGTGGAAGAAGCTGTGCTAGATTTCGCAGTTTGCTCTCAACGATGA
- the LOC120656457 gene encoding uncharacterized protein LOC120656457 isoform X3 codes for MSGLKSVIGQAPGDGLPVQRIISELKKITNRVEEKSGANGSSSSRKSNATSLKMLLEKEMAKEVESKRRPPSVIGRLMGLEEDLPTEEPIVRHTKVDLTGDSNASNKTLYGKEHHQSIRLKTQDHQSIDETIGYNDVYEVSEQQSGTNYFQDQTSLKGWPSENKSKQFDIVQEKFIKPKCFAMEEKLLHTKESHEALHSNQAPPQTKRITVLKPIKSVEVSSIRQSRTEQVSKQNVLNLRKFHQIPSPKEEISSQPSRIVLLRPTPGKPSTSKAKLTSRENSFRLINRNSLSGSIGYSQATVGSSGLVHDIMQRRQDSCHQRDDSLLSSAYSNGYGGDESSFSDSEVDYSSGSEMNCIEDGGILSDSEGGSPLSKHSWNCRGYEGPYSSSSLSKISHFSESSVIREAKKQLSERWAVVTCDDISQEQVQSSRRTCTLGEMLSIKEAKKEDVSTEILSASSNRSYNLDNELMARSTYVTSSRKNGENGERSPRKLPRSNSVPVISSTFGDMVVDAQASNPDSRKLKIMVVSDKGKSSLKGRVSDFFLSRSKNPTRQRRTYHPSDCVADKLETCIVRSRPDYNHNLDANGKAVDCEDRIDSFSTQISTSMSKRSSIGATIALDCPRGSLDKLGVNKGLNSNRDQPSPTSVLDAPSEESSCNEPETSGRTSKNTTVSRSSAIETVARFLSWDDSASESQLLCTRRTTSLISDVDDDESECHVLVQNIMSSAGLGSSQSSMVFTGWHLPDYPRDQVLCNKVSELKEKSSYRRLLFDCVNIALIEIGENALLSSFPWSKKHSRTWRNTSSPDLGVEVWSILKDWIYGARMFVVSRRDNAGIMLDRIVKQEVEGRGWVNSLMLEVVGITEHLEGGMMEELVEEAVLDFAVCSQR; via the exons ATGTCTGGATTAAAGTCAGTAATTGGTCAAGCTCCTGGAGATG GGCTACCAGTTCAAAGGATCATATCAGAATTGAAGAAAATTACCAATCGTGTGGAGGAAAAATCC GGAGCTAATGGCAGTTCTTCAAGCAGAAAATCAAATGCAACTTCATTAAAAATGTTATTAGAAAAAGAGATGGCAAAAGAAGTGGAGTCAAAAAGGAGACCTCCAAGTGTCATTGGCAGACTAATGGGTCTTGAGGAGGATTTACCTACTGAAGAACCAATTGTACGCCATACCAAAGTCGACTTGACTGGAGATTCAAATGCATCAAACAAGACCTTATATGGGAAAGAGCACCATCAGTCAATAAGATTGAAGACACAAGATCACCAATCAATTGATGAAACGATTGGATATAATGATGTTTATGAAGTATCTGAACAACAATCAGGAACAAACTATTTTCAAGATCAAACATCACTGAAAGGATGGCCTTCTGAGAACAAGAGTAAGCAATTCGATATTGTGCAAGAGAAGTTCATTAAGCCAAAATGCTTTGCCATGGAAGAGAAGCTTCTTCACACAAAGGAGTCACACGAAGC GCTTCACTCAAACCAAGCACCACCTCAGACAAAACGCATTACAGtgctaaagccaattaaatctgTTGAGGTCAGTAGCATAAGGCAATCCAGAACAGAACAAGTTAGTAAACAAAATGTGTTGAATTTGAGAAAGTTCCATCAGATTCCTAGTCCAAAGGAAGAAATATCCTCCCAGCCAAGTAGAATAGTACTTTTGAGGCCTACCCCAGGGAAGCCTAGTACATCAAAGGCAAAACTGACCTCCAGGGAAAATTCATTTCGGTTAATTAACCGAAATAGTCTCAGTGGATCAATAGGTTATAGCCAGGCAACTGTAGGATCTTCAGGGCTAGTTCATGATATCATGCAGCGCCGGCAAGATAGCTGTCATCAAAGGGATGATTCTTTACTATCTTCTGCATACTCAAATGGATATGGGGGAGATGAAAGCTCATTCAGTGATTCGGAAGTTGATTATAGCAGTGGTTCTGAAATGAACTGTATTGAAGATGGTGGTATCCTCAGTGATTCAGAAGGAGGTAGTCCCTTGTCAAAACATTCATGGAATTGCAGAGGATATGAAGGTCCATACTCGAGCTCATCTTTGAGCAAGATCTCCCACTTCTCTGAGTCATCAGTAATCAGGGAAGCTAAGAAACAGCTTTCAGAGCGATGGGCAGTGGTGACCTGTGATGACATCAGTCAAGAGCAAGTTCAGTCATCGAGGAGAACATGCACCTTAGGTGAAATGCTCTCCATCAAAGAAGCGAAGAAAGAAGATGTCAGCACTGAGATACTTTCTGCTTCTAGCAACCGGTCATATAACTTGGATAATGAATTGATGGCACGGTCTACGTATGTAACTTCTTCCAGAAAGAATGGTGAAAATGGGGAGAGATCTCCTAGGAAGCTGCCAAGGTCGAATTCTGTTCCAGTGATTTCGTCCACATTTGGTGACATGGTGGTGGATGCGCAAGCTTCAAATCCTGACAGTCGGAAACTTAAAATAATGGTTGTGTCCGATAAAGGAAAATCATCTTTGAAGGGAAGAGTTTCAGATTTTTTCTTGTCTAGAAGTAAAAATCCAACAAGGCAGAGAAGAACTTATCATCCATCTGATTGTGTTGCTgataagcttgaaacttgtatAGTTCGGAGTAGACCCGATTACAATCATAATCTGGATGCCAATGGAAAAGCAGTGGATTGTGAGGACAGGATTGATAGTTTTTCCACACAAATATCAACCAGCATGTCAAAG AGATCTTCAATTGGTGCAACTATAGCATTGGACTGTCCAAGAGGAAGCCTGGATAAACTAGGAGTAAATAAAGGCCTAAACAGTAACCGTGATCAACCCAGCCCTACCTCAGTTCTTGATGCACCCTCAGAAGAGAGCAGCTGTAATGAACCTGAAACATCTGGAAGAACTTCCAAGAATACAA CAGTATCAAGATCTTCAGCGATTGAGACTGTTGCCCGTTTCTTATCATGGGATGACTCCGCCTCAGAATCACAGTTACTTTGCACCCGAAGGACTACCTCGCTTATATCTGATGTAGATGATGATGAGTCAGAATGCCATGTCCTTGTACAAAATATAATGTCATCTGCAGGATTGGGCAGTTCACAATCAAGTATGGTTTTCACCGGCTGGCATTTGCCTGATTACCCTCGTGACCAGGTGCTGTGCAACAAAGTGTCAGAGTTGAAGGAGAAAAGTTCATACCGAAGGCTTCTTTTCGACTGTGTGAACATTGCTCTAATTGAAATCGGCGAGAACGCCTTACTAAGCTCATTCCCTTGGAGTAAAAAGCACTCTAGAACATGGAGAAACACCTCATCTCCTGATTTAGGCGTAGAGGTCTGGAGTATCCTAAAGGACTGGATTTATGGGGCACGGATGTTTGtggtgagcaggagagacaaCGCTGGGATCATGTTGGACAGAATCGTGAAGCAAGAGGTCGAGGGAAGAGGCTGGGTGAATTCGTTGATGTTGGAGGTGGTTGGTATCACTGAACATCTCGAAGGGGGAATGATGGAGGAGCTGGTGGAAGAAGCTGTGCTAGATTTCGCAGTTTGCTCTCAACGATGA